The following coding sequences are from one uncultured Cohaesibacter sp. window:
- a CDS encoding HlyD family secretion protein produces the protein MPKFLRSVATYIAVAFGLCGIFVVLFVWGLPPFSSANQQRTDDAYIRGNVTTISPQLAGYIVDVPVQDYQQVKEGDLLVQIDDRIYVQQLAQAKATLEKAEASLQNASSNEETAQAQVSEARAQVASAHAALEIARLNLSRTQKLHKKGFAATSLADEYSAAFDQAKASLEAQRAALVIAQQNVKTTKVNRRSLQAAVASAKAQVQLAQINLEHTRIRAPRDGALGQIGVHVGQYVTAGTTATYLVPRDIWVVANYKETQLEKMLVGEPVRFAVDAQGGAIFMGRVERFSPATGSEFSVLKSDNSTGNFTKVAQRIPVRISIDDNQANVEQLVPGMSVITWVDTSMGKRPSSIASGVGGSSLPTAHRSGKEFAER, from the coding sequence ATGCCTAAGTTCTTGAGATCTGTTGCGACCTATATCGCGGTTGCGTTCGGCCTATGTGGGATCTTTGTAGTTCTCTTCGTTTGGGGCCTGCCACCGTTCAGTTCGGCCAACCAGCAGCGCACCGATGACGCTTATATTCGGGGAAATGTAACAACGATCAGCCCCCAGTTGGCCGGATATATCGTTGATGTGCCGGTACAAGACTATCAGCAAGTCAAAGAAGGTGATTTGCTGGTTCAGATCGACGATCGCATCTATGTGCAGCAGTTGGCTCAAGCCAAGGCTACACTTGAGAAAGCCGAGGCTTCTTTGCAAAACGCCAGTAGCAACGAAGAGACCGCGCAGGCTCAGGTTTCCGAAGCACGGGCGCAGGTTGCCAGCGCGCATGCAGCTCTGGAGATTGCCCGCCTCAATCTTTCCCGGACACAGAAGTTGCATAAAAAGGGCTTTGCGGCAACCAGTCTAGCCGATGAATATAGTGCCGCTTTCGATCAGGCAAAGGCGTCACTTGAGGCCCAACGCGCAGCCCTCGTCATCGCGCAACAAAACGTCAAGACAACCAAGGTCAACCGAAGATCCCTTCAGGCAGCAGTCGCGAGTGCCAAAGCGCAGGTGCAGCTTGCTCAGATCAATCTGGAACACACGCGCATCAGGGCACCGCGCGATGGTGCCCTCGGCCAAATCGGCGTTCATGTCGGTCAATATGTGACGGCAGGAACCACTGCCACCTACCTCGTACCACGCGACATCTGGGTTGTTGCCAATTACAAGGAAACGCAGCTGGAAAAAATGCTGGTCGGAGAGCCTGTTCGCTTTGCTGTCGACGCACAGGGGGGAGCCATATTCATGGGGCGTGTGGAGCGCTTCTCTCCGGCAACAGGCTCAGAGTTCAGCGTGCTCAAATCAGACAACTCCACCGGCAACTTCACCAAGGTTGCCCAGCGGATCCCGGTCAGAATTTCGATTGATGACAATCAGGCAAATGTTGAACAGCTCGTTCCCGGCATGTCAGTCATCACCTGGGTGGACACATCGATGGGAAAACGCCCCTCCAGCATTGCATCTGGCGTAGGCGGGTCCTCCCTCCCGACAGCTCATCGGTCAGGTAAGGAGTTTGCCGAGCGATAA